From a region of the bacterium genome:
- the rplS gene encoding 50S ribosomal protein L19: protein MSTRLIARDVINEIEKAQLKESVPAINPGDTVKVYAKIVEGGKERIQGYEGVVIKRRGSGLNQTVTVRRIFQGVGVERVFLLHSPRIDKIEVLRRGDVRRAKLYYLRGLQGKAARIKEKARNAK, encoded by the coding sequence ATGAGCACCCGCCTGATTGCGCGCGACGTCATCAACGAGATCGAGAAAGCCCAGCTCAAGGAGTCGGTGCCTGCGATCAACCCCGGCGACACCGTCAAGGTCTACGCCAAGATCGTTGAGGGCGGCAAGGAGCGCATCCAGGGCTACGAAGGCGTCGTCATCAAGCGCCGCGGCTCGGGCCTCAACCAGACCGTGACCGTCCGCCGCATCTTCCAGGGTGTGGGCGTCGAGCGCGTGTTCCTGCTGCACTCGCCCCGCATCGACAAGATCGAGGTGCTGCGCCGCGGTGATGTCCGTCGTGCCAAGCTCTACTACCTCCGCGGTCTGCAGGGCAAGGCTGCCCGCATCAAGGAGAAGGCGCGCAACGCCAAGTAG
- a CDS encoding response regulator transcription factor: MAEKILLVDDEEMIVESIEFALMQEGYEVVKAHDGQEALQQVQLAKPNLIVLDLMLPKLSGLEVCRLLRREQNDIPIIMLTAKGEEIDRVIGLEVGADDYLIKPFSLRELVARIKALLRRSKPSDAENKSKVFQHGDLMINLSEHRVMVGDREVELSPKEFKILAMLMGTPGRVFSREELLEQVWGLDFYGDTKTVDVHIRWLREKIEEDPSNPKFIQTVRGFGYRLGA; encoded by the coding sequence ATGGCCGAGAAGATTCTGCTTGTCGACGACGAAGAGATGATCGTCGAGTCCATTGAGTTCGCCCTCATGCAGGAGGGTTACGAGGTCGTCAAGGCCCACGATGGACAAGAGGCCCTCCAGCAAGTTCAGCTCGCGAAGCCCAACCTGATCGTTTTGGACCTGATGCTGCCCAAGCTGAGCGGCCTCGAAGTCTGCCGTCTGCTCCGTCGCGAGCAGAACGACATTCCCATCATCATGCTCACCGCCAAGGGCGAGGAGATCGACCGCGTCATCGGCCTCGAGGTCGGCGCCGACGACTACCTGATCAAGCCCTTCAGCCTCCGCGAGCTGGTCGCCCGCATCAAGGCCCTGCTGCGCCGCAGCAAGCCCAGCGACGCCGAGAACAAGAGCAAGGTCTTCCAGCACGGCGACCTGATGATCAACCTCTCGGAGCACCGGGTGATGGTCGGCGATCGCGAGGTCGAGCTCTCGCCCAAGGAGTTTAAGATCCTCGCCATGCTCATGGGCACGCCGGGCCGCGTCTTCTCCCGCGAAGAGCTGCTCGAGCAGGTCTGGGGCCTGGACTTCTACGGCGACACCAAGACCGTCGACGTCCACATCCGCTGGCTGCGCGAGAAGATCGAGGAAGATCCCTCGAACCCCAAGTTCATCCAGACCGTTCGCGGCTTCGGCTACCGCCTGGGCGCCTAG
- a CDS encoding translocation/assembly module TamB domain-containing protein: MKETEDLAPSTPPPASRVSPITVISRLLLLITCLLGGVLAVAGLSFYQSRHALLHEGVRAVEAAVSTALGVPVSVGKVEGPFWNGLTIRDVKIYGSHRKGAPVIAQAPRIRASYSILEILKLGKHPVMVDVYQPRFALSRTATGSIDYAPTFAEGPGEPAKLPNLPPIRIRVHDGRAAWRDRGMYRVPDFRAEVRSLSGQVDIVDKVLKFQASGQEAPARLTAQGSIHLERMNGQVDAEVQALPTARWVNYLASSPDFVITGGAARVATRIQWESPETLQLKGDVQIANASLDARGVRLPVQDIQARAAFDLHEVVVSEASGAMAGNRFSATGKVLDLGKPAMRLRFTGGSQKIDVATLVPLVPELADYGIGGLAQGTAVVSGTTLHPVVDAKATLAEGRVLKQTARDLSADIHYEGMDVTIPRWQATLNGGSVTGRSGFTLEENPKLTTEARWSGVDVPETLARYVSDVPSLGGKLEGQVSVTGTTLRPVATGSVRVMDARYAAQSFSEASLAFSYADHRWQVPQGAVGLGDGALHFSAHGTETGVFAGRFDAQALPLEALGPLGVEAPVRGSASANGSFAGDWTRLAEVRAKGEAQLRSAHIAEQAVDQASASWAVESGQLALSGLSAALADGSVTGDAQIDLSPSRKLPRLRADFVAKHLELAQLEPLQVELASQTGELKGRVSATGSIESDGKAWRMQAEALGTSLDAARLGRVERVSGPVYFGHERLTFPELAIRLPKGVPATVRGSLAFDRPEPAADLEVSLQDVSARDLMGAVHWEQLLRGTWIDKRFGEKAPEGPPTLLATLADDKLSAASGSIPLKDLIAHWQRRHIEPLSVGEEVAGSKRPFWAAVDGRFNLELAYQGLVSQPEVRVRARLKDGSLYGHSLRNANLTAVYRNQRLYVPVFDVFETADTGAALQARGVLGEDGTLAIYGSNLDLSWANPYLRAQELALTGRGGFTLLAKGDLADPRFEIVAEIGGGAVGPATGKPKVDEENRFTFNRAEAKASYYRGRVNIEHSKIVKDGHEAHISGNLPIFPAMAGDSLEMALDLKDESLAIVTALTRGEILWKGGPGSVTVKLAGTLEAPDLSGNIDLRGVTIRERNLKNDITDIRALATITSKAISIERATALYGKGSLLATGQVMLKQFQPDRLRLQAIARQTHLEMTSGLYSGLVDASVEVGGTVRRPVVGGTVSLSRGTVDLDAMMGGEGGGANAAPAEPAVPIEIKELNLRIPSAITVLGNKAVISLGDARMFEANIDGGLIVNGMLDAPQARGTINVRSGTFVPLNSPFDIVGGTVEFLGQGVNPDAVEGFEDLLPLFATSPENSKLPNARLNVIAKGQVYDYNPLDFPNPTQYPNGGLLEVKVTVTGSLQNMERKFEATNVPLMSQDRIEKVLGKEYLVTGVIGGGLKQGGENGEDMTRTIVTTEVSGFLSTASRRFFNPVTSGLQNFLPLESFGFDLVSIANNSEKMAIFSGLGLSPSMYTETKPLLGGISLSGRYTFRSGGKNVYQTGLNYRFNEFLSLQAGVDNNDIQGATKPVIPNLGEVNPSATLNWQRRF; encoded by the coding sequence GTGAAAGAGACCGAAGACCTCGCGCCCTCGACGCCGCCCCCGGCTTCCAGGGTGTCGCCGATAACCGTTATCAGCCGCTTGTTGCTGCTCATCACCTGCCTCCTGGGCGGGGTGCTCGCGGTTGCCGGGTTGTCCTTCTATCAGTCGCGCCATGCCCTGCTCCACGAAGGGGTGCGGGCGGTCGAGGCGGCCGTCTCCACCGCGCTCGGCGTGCCTGTCTCGGTCGGCAAGGTCGAGGGCCCCTTCTGGAACGGCCTGACGATCCGCGACGTCAAGATCTACGGCTCGCACCGCAAGGGGGCGCCGGTCATCGCCCAGGCGCCCCGCATCCGCGCCTCGTACTCGATCCTCGAGATCCTGAAGCTGGGCAAGCACCCGGTCATGGTGGACGTCTACCAGCCGCGCTTCGCCCTCTCGCGCACGGCCACCGGCTCGATCGACTACGCCCCGACCTTCGCCGAGGGCCCGGGCGAGCCCGCCAAGCTTCCCAACCTGCCGCCCATCCGGATCCGGGTCCACGACGGCCGCGCCGCCTGGCGCGACCGGGGCATGTACCGGGTGCCCGACTTCCGGGCCGAGGTTCGCTCCCTTTCGGGGCAGGTGGACATCGTCGACAAGGTCCTGAAGTTCCAGGCCAGTGGCCAGGAGGCCCCCGCGCGCCTCACCGCCCAGGGCTCGATCCATCTTGAGCGCATGAACGGCCAGGTCGACGCCGAGGTGCAGGCGCTGCCCACGGCGCGCTGGGTCAATTACCTGGCCTCTTCGCCCGACTTCGTCATCACCGGCGGTGCTGCGAGGGTCGCCACCCGGATCCAGTGGGAGAGCCCCGAGACCCTCCAGCTCAAGGGCGACGTGCAGATCGCAAACGCTTCGCTCGACGCGCGCGGGGTGCGCCTGCCGGTGCAGGACATCCAGGCGCGGGCCGCCTTCGACCTGCACGAGGTCGTGGTGAGCGAGGCGAGCGGTGCCATGGCCGGTAACCGCTTCTCGGCGACCGGCAAGGTGCTCGATCTGGGCAAGCCCGCCATGCGCCTGCGCTTCACCGGTGGCTCCCAGAAGATCGACGTTGCGACCCTGGTGCCCCTGGTGCCGGAGCTCGCCGACTACGGCATCGGGGGCCTCGCGCAGGGCACCGCGGTGGTGAGCGGGACCACCCTGCATCCGGTGGTGGATGCCAAGGCGACCCTGGCCGAGGGGCGGGTCCTCAAGCAGACCGCCCGCGACCTGTCCGCCGACATTCACTACGAGGGGATGGACGTCACGATCCCTCGCTGGCAGGCGACGCTCAACGGCGGCTCGGTCACCGGCCGCTCGGGCTTCACCCTCGAAGAGAACCCCAAGCTTACGACCGAAGCCCGCTGGAGCGGGGTGGACGTACCCGAGACTCTTGCGCGCTACGTGAGCGACGTGCCGAGCCTCGGCGGCAAGCTGGAAGGCCAGGTCAGCGTCACCGGGACCACCTTGCGACCCGTGGCGACGGGCTCGGTCCGGGTGATGGACGCGCGCTACGCCGCGCAGTCCTTCTCGGAGGCTTCTCTCGCCTTCTCTTATGCCGATCACCGCTGGCAAGTCCCGCAGGGCGCAGTGGGGCTCGGCGATGGCGCATTGCACTTCTCGGCGCATGGCACCGAGACGGGGGTCTTCGCCGGTCGCTTCGACGCGCAGGCCCTGCCCCTCGAAGCGCTCGGTCCTCTCGGCGTCGAGGCCCCGGTGCGGGGTAGCGCCTCGGCGAACGGCTCCTTCGCGGGCGATTGGACGCGCCTGGCGGAAGTTCGCGCCAAGGGCGAGGCCCAGCTTCGTTCGGCGCATATCGCCGAGCAGGCGGTGGATCAAGCTTCCGCGAGCTGGGCGGTCGAGAGCGGCCAGTTGGCGCTTTCGGGCCTCTCGGCGGCCCTTGCCGACGGTTCGGTGACGGGGGACGCCCAGATCGATCTTTCGCCGTCGCGCAAGTTGCCCCGGTTGCGGGCGGACTTTGTGGCCAAGCACCTCGAGCTTGCGCAGCTCGAGCCCTTGCAGGTCGAGCTCGCCTCTCAGACCGGCGAGCTGAAGGGGCGGGTCTCGGCCACCGGCAGCATTGAGAGCGACGGCAAGGCCTGGCGCATGCAGGCCGAAGCCCTCGGTACCAGCCTCGACGCGGCGCGCCTGGGGCGCGTGGAGCGCGTCTCGGGTCCGGTCTACTTTGGTCACGAGCGCCTGACCTTCCCCGAGTTGGCTATCCGGCTGCCCAAGGGGGTGCCGGCGACCGTGCGCGGCTCGCTCGCTTTCGACCGGCCGGAGCCTGCGGCTGATCTGGAGGTGAGCCTTCAGGACGTGAGCGCTCGGGACCTGATGGGCGCCGTCCACTGGGAGCAGCTGCTGCGTGGGACCTGGATCGATAAGCGCTTCGGCGAGAAGGCCCCCGAGGGGCCGCCCACGCTGCTCGCGACGCTCGCGGACGACAAGCTCTCGGCGGCGAGCGGCTCGATCCCTCTCAAGGACCTGATCGCCCACTGGCAGCGCCGCCACATCGAGCCGCTGAGCGTCGGCGAGGAGGTCGCCGGATCCAAGCGTCCCTTCTGGGCGGCGGTGGACGGTCGCTTCAACCTGGAGCTCGCCTACCAGGGCCTCGTGTCCCAGCCCGAGGTGCGTGTCCGTGCGCGCCTCAAGGACGGGAGCCTCTACGGCCACTCTTTGCGCAACGCCAACTTGACGGCGGTCTATCGCAACCAGCGCCTCTACGTGCCGGTATTCGACGTGTTCGAGACCGCGGACACCGGGGCGGCCCTCCAGGCACGCGGCGTGCTTGGCGAAGACGGCACCCTGGCCATCTACGGCAGCAACCTGGACCTGAGCTGGGCCAACCCGTACCTGCGCGCCCAGGAGCTCGCGCTCACGGGGCGCGGGGGCTTCACTCTGCTGGCGAAGGGGGATCTGGCCGATCCGCGCTTCGAGATCGTCGCCGAGATCGGCGGCGGCGCCGTCGGGCCTGCGACTGGCAAGCCCAAGGTGGACGAGGAGAACCGCTTCACCTTCAACCGCGCGGAGGCCAAGGCATCGTACTACCGTGGCCGGGTGAACATCGAGCACTCCAAGATCGTCAAGGACGGTCACGAGGCCCACATCTCGGGCAACCTGCCCATCTTCCCGGCCATGGCAGGCGACAGTCTCGAGATGGCCCTCGACCTCAAGGACGAGAGCCTCGCCATCGTCACGGCCCTCACCCGAGGCGAGATCCTCTGGAAGGGCGGCCCCGGCAGCGTGACCGTCAAGCTGGCCGGCACCCTCGAGGCTCCCGACCTCTCGGGCAACATCGACCTGCGGGGCGTGACGATCCGCGAGCGTAACCTCAAGAACGACATCACCGACATCCGGGCGCTGGCGACCATCACGTCCAAGGCCATCTCGATCGAGCGCGCCACGGCCCTCTATGGCAAGGGGAGCCTGCTTGCGACCGGTCAGGTCATGCTCAAGCAGTTCCAGCCCGACAGGCTGCGCCTGCAGGCGATCGCGCGCCAGACCCACTTGGAGATGACGAGCGGCCTCTACAGCGGCCTGGTCGACGCCTCGGTGGAGGTCGGCGGCACGGTGCGCAGGCCGGTCGTCGGGGGGACGGTGAGCCTCAGTCGGGGCACGGTGGACCTGGACGCCATGATGGGCGGCGAGGGCGGCGGCGCGAACGCTGCGCCCGCGGAGCCCGCAGTGCCCATCGAGATCAAGGAGCTGAACCTGCGCATTCCGAGCGCTATCACGGTGCTCGGCAACAAGGCCGTGATCTCGCTGGGGGATGCGCGCATGTTCGAGGCGAACATCGACGGCGGTCTGATCGTGAACGGCATGCTCGACGCCCCCCAGGCGCGGGGCACCATCAACGTGCGCAGCGGCACCTTCGTGCCGCTCAATAGCCCCTTCGACATCGTGGGCGGGACCGTCGAGTTCTTGGGCCAGGGGGTCAATCCCGACGCCGTCGAGGGCTTCGAGGACCTGTTGCCTCTCTTCGCCACCTCGCCGGAGAACTCCAAGCTTCCGAACGCACGCCTCAACGTCATCGCCAAGGGTCAGGTCTACGACTACAACCCTCTGGACTTCCCCAACCCGACCCAGTACCCGAACGGTGGGCTGCTCGAAGTCAAGGTGACGGTCACCGGCAGCCTCCAGAACATGGAGCGCAAGTTCGAGGCCACCAACGTGCCGCTGATGTCGCAGGATCGCATCGAGAAGGTCCTCGGCAAGGAGTACCTGGTCACGGGCGTCATCGGGGGCGGGCTCAAGCAGGGCGGCGAGAATGGCGAGGATATGACCCGCACCATCGTGACCACCGAGGTCTCGGGCTTCCTCTCGACGGCGAGCCGCCGCTTCTTCAACCCTGTCACCTCGGGCCTGCAGAACTTCCTGCCGCTCGAGTCCTTCGGCTTCGACCTGGTTTCGATCGCGAACAACAGCGAGAAGATGGCGATCTTCTCGGGGCTGGGGCTCAGCCCCTCCATGTACACGGAAACCAAGCCCCTCCTGGGTGGGATCTCCCTCTCGGGGCGCTACACCTTCCGCTCCGGCGGCAAGAATGTCTACCAGACGGGCTTGAACTATCGCTTCAACGAGTTCCTGTCCCTGCAAGCGGGCGTGGACAACAACGACATCCAGGGCGCGACGAAGCCGGTCATCCCAAACCTCGGCGAGGTCAACCCTTCGGCCACCCTGAACTGGCAACGTCGCTTCTAG
- a CDS encoding peptidase S8, whose product MSKDVRQQSLHRLTAFLAGLVLLLTGCGAPNTSAISYNRTMQTKAQSLKVRSNRVIVKFRASATDQQVKSVSRFVASSIPSLGISVLNVGTKDASSQLAALASTGAVEYSEPDYVTKTQVVTNDPGLGHQYGHRAINVSRAWDVTMGDPSVVVAVVDTGIDLTHPDLRDRLVSGVSFVQNTSGPMDDNGHGTHVAGIIAATGNNGQGVVGVAPNCRLMPVKVLDTNGEGNTSDIVSGIVWAAEHGARVINLSLGGGGGGKALESAVAYAQRKGCVVVAAMGNDGSNLQAYPASYPGVIAVGSVDEGDTRSDFSNFGRWISVAAPGGEIYSTMPTYHTTLMDQDPGADIAYGTLSGTSMATPYVAGLAALICSANPRITPAAVKSQLERTASDLQTPGYDSYTGYGRIDAAKALGR is encoded by the coding sequence GTGAGCAAGGATGTGCGCCAACAGAGCCTCCATCGCTTGACCGCCTTCTTGGCGGGGCTCGTCCTGCTCCTGACCGGGTGCGGGGCGCCCAATACCAGCGCCATCTCCTACAACCGCACGATGCAGACCAAGGCCCAGAGCCTCAAGGTCCGCTCCAACCGCGTCATCGTCAAGTTCCGCGCGAGCGCCACCGACCAGCAGGTCAAGAGTGTCTCGCGCTTCGTGGCGTCGAGCATCCCGAGCCTCGGCATCTCGGTGCTCAACGTGGGCACCAAGGACGCCAGCAGCCAGCTCGCGGCGCTGGCGAGCACCGGCGCGGTCGAGTACTCCGAGCCCGATTACGTCACCAAGACCCAGGTCGTCACCAACGACCCCGGCCTCGGCCACCAGTACGGCCACCGCGCCATCAACGTGTCGCGCGCCTGGGACGTGACCATGGGCGACCCCTCGGTCGTGGTCGCCGTGGTGGACACCGGCATCGACCTCACCCACCCGGACCTGCGCGATCGCCTCGTCTCGGGCGTCAGCTTCGTTCAGAACACCTCGGGCCCCATGGACGACAACGGCCACGGCACCCACGTGGCAGGCATCATCGCCGCCACCGGCAATAACGGCCAGGGCGTGGTCGGCGTGGCCCCCAACTGCCGCTTGATGCCGGTCAAGGTGCTCGACACCAACGGCGAGGGCAACACCAGCGACATCGTCTCGGGCATCGTCTGGGCCGCCGAGCACGGCGCCCGGGTCATTAACCTCAGCCTGGGCGGCGGCGGGGGCGGCAAGGCCCTCGAGAGCGCCGTGGCCTACGCCCAGCGCAAGGGCTGCGTGGTCGTCGCAGCCATGGGCAACGACGGCAGCAACCTCCAGGCTTACCCGGCCTCCTACCCCGGCGTGATCGCCGTCGGCTCGGTCGACGAGGGCGACACCCGCTCGGACTTCTCGAACTTCGGTCGCTGGATCAGCGTCGCGGCCCCGGGCGGCGAGATCTACTCGACCATGCCCACCTACCACACCACCCTGATGGACCAGGACCCCGGCGCGGACATCGCCTACGGCACCCTCTCGGGTACCTCGATGGCGACCCCCTACGTGGCGGGCCTCGCGGCACTCATCTGCTCGGCCAACCCCCGCATCACCCCCGCGGCGGTCAAGTCCCAGCTCGAGCGGACCGCCAGCGACCTGCAGACCCCCGGCTACGATTCCTACACCGGCTACGGCCGCATCGACGCCGCCAAGGCCCTGGGGCGCTAA
- a CDS encoding TIM barrel protein, producing the protein MPLYLSACSLMPAMGLVETLEVLRLASCRRLVLPGLPALLSDPDVTRPLLDAGCALAVHHAFAEEPRANLAALDEDFRQRSIRLFEEVMTRASALGIKRFSFMPGYALEETLDEARASRPVSRTRALDQLKRSLDRLAEAADAHGLALALTNSDMRHPAMLLGEAGEIRAVLGALQVPFLGVQADLGHALAAAGRIGGADSWSTRGAWAESFLVALAPHLSALRLHELGPNGEAHRLPSESGWTEEVLGKHPDWRALPLTLEARGASLDRLLDTAERLEALAPKPLLGPAR; encoded by the coding sequence ATGCCCCTCTACCTCTCCGCTTGCAGCCTCATGCCCGCCATGGGCCTCGTCGAGACCCTCGAGGTCCTGCGACTCGCTAGCTGCCGACGCCTGGTCCTGCCCGGCCTCCCGGCCCTGCTTTCCGATCCCGACGTGACCCGTCCGCTCCTGGACGCGGGCTGCGCCCTCGCGGTGCACCACGCCTTCGCAGAAGAACCGCGCGCCAACCTTGCCGCCCTCGACGAGGACTTCCGGCAGCGCTCGATCCGCCTTTTCGAAGAGGTCATGACCCGCGCTTCCGCACTGGGCATCAAGCGCTTCAGCTTCATGCCGGGCTATGCCCTTGAAGAGACCCTCGACGAGGCGCGCGCAAGCCGACCGGTGTCGCGCACCAGGGCCCTGGACCAGCTCAAGCGATCGCTGGATCGCCTCGCGGAGGCGGCCGATGCCCACGGCCTGGCCCTCGCCCTGACCAACAGCGACATGCGCCATCCGGCCATGCTCCTGGGCGAGGCGGGCGAGATCCGGGCGGTGCTCGGCGCCCTGCAGGTGCCCTTTCTGGGGGTGCAGGCCGATCTGGGCCACGCCCTGGCGGCAGCAGGCCGGATCGGCGGCGCCGACTCCTGGAGCACCCGCGGCGCCTGGGCTGAGAGCTTTCTCGTCGCCCTCGCCCCGCACCTCTCGGCCCTCAGGCTCCACGAGCTTGGGCCCAACGGCGAGGCCCACCGCCTGCCGAGCGAGTCGGGGTGGACCGAGGAGGTGCTGGGCAAGCATCCCGATTGGCGGGCCCTGCCCCTGACCCTGGAGGCGCGGGGGGCGAGTCTAGATCGGCTGCTGGATACCGCCGAGCGGCTGGAGGCGCTTGCGCCGAAGCCCCTACTGGGACCTGCTCGGTAG
- a CDS encoding N-acetylmuramoyl-L-alanine amidase, with product MRKFNRWLVLMAAAAFAAGPLAPADAKARPKAETVRVERAAEEAAIVTGVFWRDGRLEIEGDRPLQARLLKLEAPHRVVIDLFGAEFADPSLVQPLTIQEEPFRRLRIALHPEEGFIRFVLDCSADVDVRLTQQQEGQTLSLARSTPEPSRTPRPEQGSRLTRTPKEALGPTAPRDFLAHGPQAPKDFLEHGPALPDTFRIYGPALPTDWPEAVPERLAYGPALPQPSPTPSPLPSLSPSPSPVVTAEAARSQRIDALTLKRKNGQLILRLVGDRSLTYEVEQEWAPSKLTVRVPGGTFAGRLPRALDGVEGLEVEQDGKDWRLHLKLPRGLYAYDALSVDSGKALELTWRRQDVEGGKPTVIVDAGHGGDDPGAIGPAGTREAHVTLAMAKAVREALEARGDLNVIMTRTTDASVDLASRARLVDTLKPALFVSLHGNSCESPEIGGLETYYRNEVSRPLARHLHQAIARVLNRPDRGVRQARLYVLRSQTVPSVLLESAYLSNPEEEKLLASETFQRELGAAVANGILGYLSKTPVAELPSRSQ from the coding sequence ATGCGCAAGTTCAATCGCTGGCTGGTCCTCATGGCTGCCGCGGCCTTCGCCGCGGGGCCCCTCGCGCCTGCCGACGCCAAGGCGCGGCCGAAGGCCGAGACCGTCCGGGTCGAGCGCGCCGCCGAGGAAGCGGCCATCGTCACCGGGGTGTTCTGGCGTGACGGTCGCCTTGAGATCGAGGGCGATCGCCCCCTTCAGGCCCGCTTGCTCAAGCTCGAGGCCCCTCACCGGGTGGTGATCGACCTGTTCGGGGCCGAGTTCGCCGATCCCTCCCTGGTCCAGCCCCTCACCATCCAGGAAGAGCCCTTTCGCCGCCTGCGGATCGCCCTCCATCCCGAAGAGGGCTTCATTCGCTTCGTCCTGGACTGCAGCGCCGACGTCGACGTCCGCCTGACCCAGCAGCAGGAGGGCCAGACCCTCAGCCTGGCGCGCTCGACGCCCGAGCCAAGCCGGACGCCTAGGCCCGAGCAGGGTTCGCGCCTTACCCGCACGCCCAAGGAGGCTCTCGGTCCGACGGCGCCGCGCGATTTTCTGGCCCACGGCCCCCAGGCGCCCAAGGACTTCCTGGAGCACGGCCCGGCTTTGCCCGACACGTTCCGGATCTACGGCCCGGCATTGCCCACGGACTGGCCCGAGGCCGTCCCCGAGCGCCTGGCCTACGGCCCCGCGCTGCCGCAACCGAGTCCCACTCCTAGCCCGCTGCCGAGCCTCTCGCCCAGCCCGTCGCCCGTCGTCACGGCTGAGGCCGCTCGGAGCCAGCGGATCGACGCCCTCACCCTCAAGCGCAAGAATGGGCAACTGATCCTTCGCCTCGTCGGCGATCGCTCCCTCACCTACGAGGTCGAGCAAGAGTGGGCTCCCTCCAAGCTGACCGTCCGGGTGCCCGGGGGCACCTTCGCAGGCCGCCTGCCCCGCGCGCTCGACGGGGTCGAGGGCCTCGAGGTGGAGCAAGACGGCAAGGACTGGCGCCTGCACCTAAAGCTGCCGCGCGGCCTTTACGCCTACGACGCCCTGAGCGTGGACAGCGGGAAGGCTCTGGAGCTCACCTGGCGCCGCCAGGACGTGGAGGGGGGCAAGCCCACGGTGATCGTGGACGCGGGTCACGGCGGGGACGACCCCGGCGCCATCGGGCCTGCCGGCACCAGGGAGGCGCACGTCACCCTGGCCATGGCCAAGGCGGTGCGCGAGGCCCTCGAAGCCCGAGGGGATCTGAACGTCATCATGACGCGGACCACCGACGCCTCGGTGGATCTCGCCTCGCGGGCCCGTCTGGTGGACACCCTCAAGCCCGCCCTCTTCGTCAGCCTCCACGGCAACTCCTGCGAGTCGCCCGAGATCGGGGGGCTCGAGACCTACTACCGCAACGAGGTGAGCCGCCCGCTGGCCCGCCACCTCCACCAGGCGATCGCAAGGGTGCTCAATCGTCCCGATCGCGGGGTGCGCCAGGCGCGTCTCTACGTCCTGCGCAGCCAGACCGTGCCGTCGGTCTTGCTCGAGTCGGCCTACCTCTCCAACCCGGAAGAGGAGAAACTGCTCGCAAGCGAGACCTTCCAGCGCGAGCTGGGCGCGGCGGTGGCCAACGGGATCCTGGGCTACCTCTCCAAGACCCCTGTCGCCGAGCTACCGAGCAGGTCCCAGTAG
- a CDS encoding cyclic nucleotide-binding domain-containing protein, whose translation MANVNFDRLSKLPALEGLTPEEMTAFFTIATKHAFQPGDPILKTGEKADCFFLVAAGQLEILLPQGKGVPATPIAQVGSGQLVGEMPLLYAQPLRQADVIAASEAVLLRFAYGDYERLAQAHPQLANKFRRNLGKIVAGRVWSTIPTQGGTGPLRAIEEPQKAPQTSNHDAMKAATIFAGLKPDELQAIEAIALPFTAQAEQPIVHQGSPADSFYLIVHGHCEVRIPKDGQAMPVARLGSGQVFGEMALVYKQPERTADVVAVTEAKLLNFPFDDYQRLTQAMPEIGRKLRNNLGRVAASRSWTMQADQSKEMQRRSSSTGNL comes from the coding sequence ATGGCCAACGTCAACTTCGATCGCCTCTCCAAGTTGCCCGCCCTCGAGGGGCTGACGCCCGAGGAGATGACGGCGTTCTTCACGATCGCCACCAAGCATGCCTTCCAGCCGGGCGATCCCATCCTCAAGACGGGGGAGAAGGCCGATTGCTTCTTCCTGGTCGCCGCGGGCCAGCTCGAGATCCTCCTGCCCCAGGGCAAGGGCGTCCCTGCGACCCCCATCGCCCAGGTCGGCTCGGGCCAGCTGGTCGGCGAGATGCCCCTGCTCTACGCCCAGCCCCTGCGCCAGGCCGACGTGATCGCCGCCAGCGAGGCGGTGCTCCTGCGCTTCGCCTACGGCGACTACGAGCGTCTCGCACAGGCCCACCCCCAGCTCGCCAACAAGTTCCGCCGCAACCTGGGCAAAATCGTCGCGGGCCGGGTCTGGAGCACCATCCCGACCCAGGGCGGGACCGGCCCCCTGCGCGCCATCGAGGAGCCCCAGAAGGCCCCCCAGACGAGCAACCACGACGCCATGAAGGCCGCGACCATCTTCGCCGGCCTCAAGCCGGACGAGCTCCAAGCCATCGAGGCGATCGCCCTTCCCTTCACCGCCCAGGCAGAGCAGCCGATCGTCCACCAGGGCTCTCCGGCCGACTCCTTCTACCTGATCGTCCACGGCCACTGCGAAGTGCGGATCCCCAAGGACGGCCAGGCCATGCCCGTGGCGCGCCTCGGCAGCGGCCAGGTCTTCGGCGAGATGGCCCTCGTCTACAAGCAGCCCGAGCGCACGGCGGACGTGGTCGCCGTCACCGAGGCCAAGCTCCTCAACTTCCCGTTCGACGACTACCAGCGCCTGACCCAGGCCATGCCCGAGATCGGCCGCAAGCTGCGCAACAACCTGGGCCGCGTCGCCGCGAGCCGCAGCTGGACCATGCAGGCGGACCAGAGCAAGGAGATGCAGCGCCGCTCCAGTTCGACCGGCAATCTCTAA